In Fusobacterium canifelinum, a genomic segment contains:
- a CDS encoding HU family DNA-binding protein: MTKKEFAKLLFEKGVFTTRTEAEKKVDIIFDSIEKILLDGENLSIINWGKLEIVERAPRLGRNPKTGEEVKIGKRKSVKFRPGKAFLEKLN, from the coding sequence ATGACAAAAAAGGAATTTGCTAAATTATTATTTGAAAAAGGGGTCTTTACTACTAGAACTGAAGCTGAAAAAAAGGTTGATATTATATTTGATTCAATAGAAAAAATTCTATTAGATGGAGAAAATTTAAGTATTATCAACTGGGGAAAATTAGAAATAGTTGAAAGAGCTCCAAGATTAGGAAGAAACCCTAAAACTGGTGAAGAAGTAAAAATTGGTAAGAGAAAGTCAGTTAAATTCAGACCAGGAAAAGCATTCTTAGAAAAATTAAACTAA
- a CDS encoding DUF4299 domain-containing protein, which yields MSVSFYIKNKKKFFGYEKVMKVREVIDLFKEYKLSFYNIDFHSNDPDGEKFYNTSIERWQENNNCILFGVEGKSGRGFEFSYNSTKNSYVIREYTPASENDWIIALKFMKVLAEKLNSKIVSEQGDTFTFETINTFDYKSDIKSGIKVISDILNKENEKGFNVDNIYGIKRVVSFNKEIIERIINSSDEIKEFSKFCEDIQYINAYSAKQSFVEDRTTNEKWGYYVLTENLRTILPYKPSVEFFSMDYIKNEEVAFWKIFFCAYKVNENGEEGIDKIGESIYDDFIKKLPTDKYKFIDASYIVVEPLNRDDILEILK from the coding sequence ATGAGTGTAAGTTTTTATATAAAAAATAAGAAAAAATTTTTTGGATATGAAAAAGTTATGAAAGTTAGAGAGGTAATAGATTTATTTAAAGAATATAAACTATCTTTTTATAATATTGATTTTCATTCTAATGACCCTGATGGGGAAAAATTTTATAATACTTCAATAGAAAGGTGGCAAGAGAATAATAACTGTATTTTATTTGGTGTTGAAGGTAAAAGTGGAAGAGGATTTGAATTTTCATATAATAGCACAAAAAATTCTTATGTAATAAGGGAATATACACCTGCTTCTGAAAATGATTGGATTATAGCCTTAAAATTTATGAAAGTATTGGCAGAAAAATTAAATTCTAAAATTGTATCTGAACAAGGCGATACTTTTACTTTTGAAACTATAAATACTTTTGATTATAAAAGTGATATAAAATCTGGGATTAAAGTAATTTCAGATATATTAAATAAAGAAAATGAAAAAGGTTTTAATGTAGATAATATATATGGAATAAAAAGAGTTGTTTCTTTTAATAAAGAAATAATAGAAAGGATAATAAATTCATCTGATGAAATAAAGGAGTTTTCAAAATTTTGTGAAGATATACAATATATTAATGCTTATTCAGCAAAACAATCTTTTGTTGAGGATAGAACAACAAATGAAAAGTGGGGCTACTATGTATTAACAGAAAATCTTAGAACAATTCTTCCATATAAACCAAGTGTAGAATTTTTTTCAATGGACTATATAAAAAATGAAGAAGTAGCTTTTTGGAAAATATTTTTCTGTGCTTATAAGGTTAATGAAAATGGAGAAGAAGGTATTGATAAAATTGGAGAATCTATATATGATGATTTTATAAAGAAATTACCTACTGATAAATATAAGTTTATAGATGCTTCATATATAGTAGTTGAGCCTTTAAATAGAGATGATATACTTGAAATATTAAAATAA
- a CDS encoding threonine aldolase family protein yields the protein MISFKNDYSEGACPEVLEALIKTNYEQTVGYGEDEYCEEAKKLIKENINYPNADIYFLVGGTQANTTVISHSLKPYEAVIACKTGHISIHETGAIEATGHKIIEVDGIDGKLTPDLILNELRKHEDHHMVKPKMVYISNTTEIGTVYTKNELEAIKKVCKDNNLYLFLDGARLASALASEKCDINLEDYPKYCDVFYIGGTKCGLLFGEAVVIINDEIKKEFNFSVKQKGGLFAKGRLLGIQFATLFKDDLYYRIGVHSNKMALKIKNAFIEKGIKLATDSYTNQVFVDLSQEQIKKLEKDVVFSVEFFGIGESQSSRFVASWATKEEDVDKLAELIKSL from the coding sequence ATGATAAGTTTTAAAAATGATTATAGTGAAGGAGCTTGTCCAGAAGTTTTGGAAGCACTTATAAAAACAAATTATGAACAAACAGTAGGTTATGGTGAAGATGAATATTGTGAAGAAGCAAAAAAGTTGATTAAAGAAAATATCAATTATCCTAATGCAGATATTTATTTTTTAGTTGGAGGAACACAGGCGAATACAACTGTTATTTCTCATTCTTTAAAACCTTATGAAGCTGTTATTGCTTGTAAGACAGGACATATCTCTATACATGAAACAGGAGCCATTGAAGCTACTGGACATAAAATAATTGAAGTAGATGGTATTGATGGAAAATTAACTCCTGATTTAATTTTAAATGAATTAAGAAAACATGAAGATCATCATATGGTAAAACCTAAAATGGTTTATATTTCAAATACTACTGAAATAGGAACTGTCTACACTAAAAATGAGTTAGAAGCAATTAAGAAAGTTTGTAAAGATAATAATTTATATTTATTTTTAGATGGAGCAAGACTTGCCTCAGCACTTGCCTCTGAAAAATGTGATATAAATTTAGAAGATTATCCAAAATATTGCGATGTTTTCTACATTGGTGGAACAAAATGTGGATTGTTATTTGGTGAAGCAGTTGTAATTATAAATGATGAAATAAAGAAAGAATTTAATTTTTCTGTTAAACAAAAAGGTGGATTATTTGCAAAAGGAAGATTATTAGGAATACAATTTGCAACTTTATTTAAAGATGATTTATATTATAGAATAGGTGTTCATTCAAATAAAATGGCTTTAAAAATAAAAAATGCTTTTATAGAAAAAGGTATTAAGTTAGCTACTGATTCTTATACTAATCAAGTTTTTGTAGATTTAAGTCAAGAACAAATAAAAAAATTAGAAAAAGATGTTGTTTTTTCAGTTGAATTTTTTGGAATAGGAGAAAGCCAATCATCAAGATTTGTAGCTTCTTGGGCAACAAAAGAAGAAGATGTTGATAAACTTGCAGAGCTAATTAAATCTCTTTAA
- the trmL gene encoding tRNA (uridine(34)/cytosine(34)/5-carboxymethylaminomethyluridine(34)-2'-O)-methyltransferase TrmL produces MNIVLYQPEIPYNTGNIGRSCVLTNSTLHLIKPLGFSLDEKQVKRAGMDYWHLVDLKVWESFEEFLEANKGIRIFYATTKTKQKYSDVKYEENDYIMFGPESRGIPEEILNKNPKRCITIPMIPMGRSLNLSNSAVIILYEAYRQLGFEF; encoded by the coding sequence ATGAATATAGTGTTATATCAACCAGAAATTCCATATAATACTGGAAATATAGGAAGAAGTTGTGTTCTAACAAATTCAACTTTACATTTAATAAAGCCATTAGGTTTTTCTCTTGATGAAAAACAAGTTAAAAGAGCTGGAATGGATTATTGGCATTTAGTAGATTTAAAAGTCTGGGAATCTTTTGAAGAATTTTTAGAAGCCAATAAGGGTATAAGAATTTTTTATGCAACAACAAAAACAAAACAAAAATATTCTGATGTTAAGTATGAAGAAAATGATTATATAATGTTTGGTCCTGAATCAAGGGGAATACCAGAGGAGATTTTAAATAAAAATCCTAAAAGATGTATAACAATTCCAATGATACCAATGGGAAGATCTTTAAATCTTTCAAATTCAGCTGTAATAATTTTGTATGAAGCATATAGACAATTAGGTTTTGAATTTTAG
- a CDS encoding histidine phosphatase family protein, whose protein sequence is MEIYFVRHGQTVWNVEKRFQGLSDSPLTELGITQAKLLGEKLKDIKFDKFYSTSLKRANDTANYIKGNREQKVEIFDDFVEISMGDMEGIKQEDFKKLYPKQVKNFFFNQLEYDPSSFKGESFIEVRERVIKGLNKFLELNKNYERVLVVSHGATLKTLLHYISGKDVSTLSDEAIPKNTSYTIVKYQNGKFEITDFSNTSHLEEK, encoded by the coding sequence ATGGAAATTTATTTTGTAAGACATGGGCAAACAGTTTGGAATGTTGAAAAAAGATTTCAAGGACTTTCAGACTCACCACTTACTGAATTAGGAATTACACAAGCAAAATTATTAGGTGAAAAATTAAAAGATATAAAATTCGATAAATTTTATTCAACATCTTTAAAAAGAGCAAATGATACAGCTAACTATATAAAAGGAAATAGAGAACAAAAAGTTGAAATATTTGATGATTTTGTTGAAATTTCAATGGGAGATATGGAGGGTATCAAACAAGAAGACTTTAAAAAACTTTATCCAAAACAAGTCAAAAATTTCTTTTTTAATCAACTTGAATATGACCCCAGTTCTTTTAAAGGAGAAAGTTTTATAGAAGTTAGAGAAAGAGTTATAAAAGGTTTAAATAAATTTCTTGAGTTAAATAAAAATTATGAGAGAGTTTTAGTTGTAAGTCATGGAGCTACATTAAAAACTTTACTACACTATATAAGTGGAAAAGATGTTTCAACTTTAAGTGATGAAGCAATACCTAAAAATACAAGTTATACTATAGTGAAATATCAAAATGGAAAATTTGAAATTACAGATTTTTCTAACACATCACACTTGGAGGAGAAATAA
- the kdsB gene encoding 3-deoxy-manno-octulosonate cytidylyltransferase, producing MKFLGIIPARYSSTRLEGKPLKKIEGHTMIEWVYKRAKKSNLDALIVATDDERIYNEVINFGGQAIMTSKDHTNGTSRIAEVCEKMTEYGTIINIQGDEPLIEYEMINSLIETFKENKDLKMATLKHKLSDKEEIENPNNVKVICDKNDYAIYFSRSVIPYPRKNENISYFKHIGIYGYKRDFVIEYSKMLATPLEETESLEQLRVLENGYKIKVLETTHSLIGVDTQENLEQVINYIKENNIEI from the coding sequence ATGAAATTTTTAGGAATAATTCCTGCTAGATATTCTTCAACTAGGCTTGAAGGTAAACCTTTAAAAAAGATTGAAGGACACACTATGATAGAGTGGGTATATAAAAGAGCTAAAAAATCAAATCTTGATGCTCTAATTGTTGCAACAGATGATGAAAGAATTTACAATGAAGTTATAAATTTTGGTGGTCAGGCTATAATGACAAGTAAAGATCATACTAATGGTACTTCAAGAATTGCAGAAGTATGTGAGAAGATGACAGAATACGGCACTATTATAAATATTCAAGGTGATGAACCTTTAATAGAATATGAAATGATAAACTCTTTAATAGAAACATTTAAAGAAAATAAAGATTTAAAAATGGCAACACTAAAACATAAATTATCAGATAAAGAAGAAATTGAAAATCCAAATAATGTAAAAGTTATTTGTGATAAAAATGATTATGCAATTTATTTTTCAAGATCAGTAATCCCATACCCAAGAAAAAATGAAAATATTTCTTACTTCAAACATATCGGTATTTATGGATATAAAAGAGATTTTGTGATTGAATATTCTAAAATGCTAGCTACACCACTTGAGGAAACTGAATCATTAGAACAACTTAGAGTTTTAGAAAATGGTTATAAAATAAAAGTTTTAGAAACAACTCATAGTCTAATTGGAGTTGACACACAAGAAAATTTAGAACAAGTAATTAACTATATAAAAGAAAACAATATAGAAATTTAA
- a CDS encoding SpoIID/LytB domain-containing protein produces MKKKISLIFLSALVLISCTNGPAKKVKTVTPNGDYKTGSTSSPKTERGNREKITLENTVFKKMGLPLPYNTFGAAIPYLVPVNDNNNEGFGVFGEYNEDKALKYFKNLSSRGHGDNSPYWRWKTSIKKSDLYSKAGSRLIAIYKNNPRNVLTLVNGEWQQVPIRSVGTVEDIIVAARGESGIITHMLVITSNGKYLIAKEFNVRKLLATNNALYGSKGEEGAYNSKAIIPNVTSLPSAYLALEDEGGYINIYGGGFGHGVGMSQFAAGTLTKNGESYKNVLKRYYTDVKLSTVESVLGKDKEIKVGITTNGSLEHGRLTIFSSENKVQIYNDDFDITVGENERVDVRNSSGTTTITLENGKTLKTRNPLNFNAKGEYLTLSPVRKGHTSSPRYRGVITIIPRGSSLRVINTLDIEKYLLQVVPSEMPKSFGVEALKVQAVAARTYAVSDILKGKYAQDGFHIKDTVESQVYNNQVENEEATRAIEETEGEIMTYDNMPIDAKYFSTSSGFTSHASNVW; encoded by the coding sequence ATGAAAAAGAAAATATCTTTAATTTTTTTATCAGCACTTGTACTTATCTCATGTACAAATGGACCAGCAAAAAAAGTAAAAACTGTAACACCTAATGGAGATTATAAAACAGGAAGCACAAGCTCTCCTAAAACTGAAAGAGGAAACAGAGAGAAAATAACCCTTGAAAACACTGTATTTAAAAAAATGGGACTACCTTTACCTTATAATACTTTTGGTGCTGCAATTCCATATTTAGTACCAGTTAATGACAATAATAATGAAGGTTTTGGAGTATTTGGAGAATATAATGAAGATAAAGCACTTAAATATTTTAAAAATTTAAGTTCAAGAGGACATGGAGATAATTCACCTTATTGGAGATGGAAAACAAGTATTAAAAAATCTGATTTATATAGTAAAGCAGGAAGTAGATTAATTGCTATCTATAAAAATAATCCTAGAAATGTATTAACACTTGTAAATGGTGAATGGCAGCAAGTTCCTATAAGAAGTGTTGGAACAGTTGAAGATATTATTGTTGCTGCAAGAGGAGAATCAGGAATTATAACTCATATGCTTGTTATAACAAGTAATGGTAAATATCTAATAGCAAAAGAATTCAATGTAAGAAAACTTTTAGCAACTAATAATGCTCTTTATGGTTCAAAAGGTGAAGAAGGAGCATATAATAGTAAAGCTATTATACCAAATGTAACATCTTTACCTTCTGCATATCTTGCCCTTGAAGATGAAGGTGGATATATTAATATCTATGGTGGTGGATTTGGACATGGAGTTGGAATGTCTCAATTTGCTGCTGGAACTCTTACAAAAAATGGAGAAAGTTATAAAAATGTTTTAAAGAGATATTATACAGATGTAAAACTTTCAACTGTTGAATCTGTTTTAGGAAAAGATAAAGAAATTAAAGTTGGAATAACAACTAATGGAAGTTTAGAACATGGTAGACTTACTATTTTTTCATCAGAAAATAAAGTTCAAATATATAATGATGATTTTGATATAACTGTTGGCGAAAATGAAAGAGTTGATGTAAGAAATAGTTCTGGTACAACTACTATAACTCTTGAAAATGGAAAAACATTGAAAACAAGAAACCCTCTTAATTTCAATGCAAAAGGAGAGTATTTAACATTAAGTCCTGTAAGAAAAGGACATACTTCTTCTCCAAGATATAGAGGAGTTATTACTATTATTCCAAGAGGCTCAAGCCTAAGAGTTATAAATACATTAGATATTGAAAAATATTTATTACAAGTTGTTCCTAGTGAAATGCCAAAAAGTTTTGGAGTTGAAGCATTAAAAGTACAAGCTGTTGCAGCTAGAACTTATGCAGTTAGTGATATTTTGAAAGGTAAGTATGCACAAGATGGTTTCCATATAAAAGATACTGTTGAAAGTCAAGTATATAATAACCAAGTTGAAAATGAAGAAGCTACTCGTGCAATAGAAGAAACAGAAGGAGAAATAATGACTTATGATAATATGCCAATAGATGCTAAATATTTCTCAACATCTTCTGGATTTACAAGCCATGCTTCTAATGTATGGTAA
- a CDS encoding DNA alkylation repair protein translates to MEIENLTFKTEKEYKEFLDYLFSIRDIEYRDFNTKIIVPVDCEIIGIRTPILKDMAKKIAKTSSENFLNLFEKLFTKKKVKYYEEKALYGFLIGYSKIDFQERLKRIDFFINIIDNWAVCDIVDSTFKFINKNKEDFYTYLTSKLSATNPWEQRFIFVILLAYYVEEKCLKDIFKICEQIKSDEYYVKMAKAWLLSVCYVKHKNETYKFLEKTSLDDWTVNKSIQKVRESLRVTKEEKEKILVLKRK, encoded by the coding sequence ATGGAGATTGAAAATTTAACTTTTAAAACTGAAAAAGAATATAAAGAATTTTTAGATTATCTTTTTTCAATAAGAGATATCGAATACAGGGATTTTAATACCAAAATTATTGTACCTGTGGACTGTGAAATAATTGGAATAAGAACTCCAATATTAAAAGATATGGCTAAAAAAATAGCTAAAACTTCTTCTGAAAACTTTTTAAATCTTTTTGAAAAATTATTTACTAAAAAGAAAGTTAAATATTATGAAGAAAAAGCTTTATATGGTTTTCTAATTGGCTATTCAAAGATAGATTTTCAAGAAAGATTAAAAAGAATAGACTTCTTTATAAATATTATTGATAATTGGGCAGTCTGTGATATAGTTGACTCAACTTTTAAATTTATTAATAAAAATAAAGAAGATTTTTATACTTATCTAACTTCTAAGTTATCAGCAACAAATCCTTGGGAGCAAAGATTTATTTTTGTAATATTACTAGCTTACTATGTTGAAGAAAAATGTTTAAAAGATATTTTTAAAATCTGTGAGCAAATAAAATCTGATGAATACTATGTAAAGATGGCTAAGGCATGGTTATTATCAGTTTGTTATGTAAAACATAAAAATGAAACTTATAAATTTTTAGAAAAGACTAGCTTAGATGATTGGACAGTCAATAAGTCTATACAAAAAGTTAGAGAATCTTTAAGAGTCACAAAGGAAGAAAAAGAAAAGATTCTAGTTCTTAAAAGAAAATAA
- a CDS encoding ISL3 family transposase: MISLSLSNFIKTILNIQDDNISFPEEDYCQIIQKGNYVIKVFKGFLKSNYCSCPHCNSKNIVKNGSRERNIKFIPFQNYNIELNLSIQRHICKDCKKTFSPSTSVAKDNSNISNNLKYAIAQELQENISLTFIAKKYNLSISSVQRIMDECYSDFKVNKDHLPETICIDEFKSVKNIDGAMSFIFADYQTKNIIDIVEDRRLNSLTEYFSRFSLEARNNVKYICMDMYSPYISLVKSIFPESEIVLDKFHIVNLVSRAFNQTRISIMNSLKDDSLKRKLKLFWKLLQKYYPDLCQEPYYCPSFKYKLSTKQKVDYLLEKSPELDVNFNIYQDILQSIRHNNFKRFENIVKKNLAKKEKVSKKMLVALKTFKKYMKHIENMFKSNITNGLIEGLNNKIKSIKRTAFGYSNFSNFKKRILIQAGIISIGA; encoded by the coding sequence GTGATTTCATTGTCTCTATCTAATTTTATCAAAACTATTTTAAATATTCAAGATGATAATATTTCTTTTCCAGAAGAAGATTATTGTCAGATTATTCAAAAAGGTAATTATGTGATTAAAGTTTTTAAAGGTTTTCTTAAATCTAATTATTGTTCTTGTCCTCATTGTAATTCTAAAAATATTGTTAAAAATGGTTCTAGAGAACGTAATATTAAATTTATTCCTTTTCAAAATTACAACATTGAACTTAATCTTAGTATACAAAGACATATCTGTAAAGATTGTAAAAAAACTTTTTCTCCTTCTACTAGTGTTGCTAAAGATAATTCTAATATTTCTAATAACCTTAAATACGCTATTGCGCAAGAACTTCAAGAAAATATTTCTCTTACTTTTATTGCTAAGAAGTACAATCTTTCTATTTCTTCAGTTCAAAGAATTATGGATGAGTGTTACTCTGATTTTAAGGTTAATAAAGACCATTTACCTGAAACTATATGCATTGATGAGTTTAAGTCAGTTAAAAATATTGATGGTGCTATGTCTTTTATCTTTGCTGATTATCAAACTAAAAATATTATTGATATTGTGGAAGATAGAAGATTAAATTCCTTGACAGAATACTTTTCAAGATTTTCACTTGAAGCTAGGAATAATGTAAAATATATCTGTATGGATATGTATTCTCCATATATTAGTTTGGTAAAATCTATTTTTCCTGAGTCTGAGATAGTATTAGATAAATTTCATATTGTTAATCTAGTTAGTAGAGCTTTTAACCAAACTAGAATATCTATTATGAATTCTCTTAAAGATGATTCATTAAAAAGAAAATTAAAACTATTTTGGAAATTACTCCAAAAATATTATCCTGACCTTTGTCAAGAACCATATTATTGTCCAAGCTTTAAATACAAACTTAGTACTAAGCAAAAAGTGGACTATCTTCTAGAAAAGAGTCCTGAATTAGATGTTAATTTTAATATATATCAAGATATTCTTCAATCAATAAGACATAATAACTTTAAAAGATTTGAAAATATTGTAAAGAAAAATTTAGCTAAAAAAGAGAAAGTATCTAAAAAAATGCTAGTAGCTTTAAAGACTTTTAAAAAATATATGAAACACATTGAAAATATGTTTAAGTCAAACATTACAAATGGGTTGATAGAAGGTTTAAACAACAAAATTAAGTCAATAAAGAGAACAGCATTTGGATATTCAAATTTTAGTAATTTTAAAAAGCGCATATTAATTCAAGCAGGAATTATATCAATTGGTGCTTAA
- a CDS encoding cytochrome c biogenesis CcdA family protein: protein MFTQEIAYSTAYLAGVASFFSPCIFPIIPVYISILSNGEKKSLSKTLAFVLGLSVTYIVLGFGAGIIGDLFLNNNVRIIGGILVVILGLFQMEILKLKFLEKTKIMNYEGENQSIFSTFLLGLTFSLGWTPCVGPILASILILAGSSGDTTNSVMLMLLYLLGMATPFVIFSLASKTLFKKMSFIKKHLPLIKKIGGFLIIIMGLLLIFNKLNIFLTV, encoded by the coding sequence ATGTTTACACAGGAAATTGCTTATAGCACAGCATATTTAGCAGGAGTGGCTTCTTTTTTTTCACCCTGTATATTTCCAATTATTCCTGTTTATATTTCTATTTTAAGTAATGGGGAGAAAAAATCGCTTAGTAAAACTTTGGCTTTTGTTTTAGGACTTTCTGTCACTTATATTGTTTTAGGTTTTGGTGCAGGAATAATAGGAGATTTATTTCTTAATAATAATGTAAGAATTATTGGAGGAATTTTAGTTGTAATTTTAGGACTTTTCCAAATGGAAATTTTAAAATTAAAGTTTTTAGAAAAAACTAAAATTATGAATTATGAAGGAGAAAATCAAAGTATATTTTCTACATTCCTTTTAGGACTAACTTTTAGTTTAGGGTGGACACCTTGTGTTGGACCAATATTAGCTTCAATACTTATCTTAGCAGGGTCATCTGGAGATACTACAAATAGTGTAATGTTAATGCTTCTATATCTATTAGGAATGGCAACACCATTTGTAATATTCTCATTGGCTTCAAAAACACTATTTAAGAAGATGTCTTTCATAAAAAAACATTTACCTCTTATTAAAAAAATTGGTGGATTCTTAATTATAATAATGGGACTTCTTTTAATTTTCAATAAACTTAATATATTCTTAACTGTTTAA
- the msrAB gene encoding bifunctional peptide-methionine (S)-S-oxide reductase MsrA/peptide-methionine (R)-S-oxide reductase MsrB: MKKFILPLVLMFVVGVFVFAKMLSSNLKKETENEKNLLKNIQLVDMNGNDYTFSRDKNIYIKFWASWCPTCLAGLEELDRLAGETNNFEVVTVVFPGINGEKNPTKFKEWYDTLGYKNIKVLYDTDGKLLQIFKIRALPTSAIIYKDLKIDNVIVGHISNGQIKDYYEGKGENITMEDRTKNMINNVNKEDIKEIYLAGGCFWGVEEYFARIDGVIDSVSGYANGSFDNPSYENVCNNSGHAETVHITYDSTKVSLDTLLKYYFRIIDPTSVNKQGNDRGVQYRTGIYYQNDEDKQIALNAIKEEQKKYSKPIVIEVEKLKRFDKAEEYHQDYLKKNPNGYCHINLNKASEAIIDEKKYQKPSDDVLKEKLSTLEYQVTQEAATERAFTHEYYKNQEDGIYVDITTGEPLFSSKDKYDAGCGWPSFTKPIATEVVNYKKDSSHGMHRVEVRSRAGEAHLGHVFEDGPRDKGGLRYCINGASLRFIPYDKMDEEGYGEFKKYVK, from the coding sequence ATGAAAAAATTTATTTTGCCTTTAGTTTTGATGTTTGTTGTTGGAGTTTTTGTTTTTGCAAAAATGTTGAGTAGTAATTTAAAAAAGGAAACAGAAAATGAAAAAAATCTATTAAAAAATATACAACTAGTAGATATGAATGGAAATGATTATACTTTTTCAAGGGATAAAAATATCTATATAAAATTTTGGGCCTCTTGGTGTCCTACTTGCTTAGCAGGCTTAGAAGAGCTTGATAGATTAGCAGGAGAAACTAATAATTTTGAAGTAGTTACTGTTGTTTTTCCAGGAATAAATGGAGAAAAAAATCCTACCAAGTTTAAAGAGTGGTATGATACATTAGGCTATAAAAATATTAAAGTTTTATATGATACTGATGGAAAACTATTACAAATATTTAAAATTAGAGCCTTACCTACATCTGCAATAATATATAAAGATTTGAAAATTGATAATGTTATTGTAGGACATATAAGTAATGGACAAATTAAAGACTATTATGAAGGAAAAGGAGAAAATATAACTATGGAAGATAGAACAAAAAATATGATAAATAATGTTAATAAAGAAGATATAAAAGAAATATATTTAGCTGGTGGTTGCTTTTGGGGAGTTGAAGAATATTTTGCTAGAATAGATGGAGTTATTGATTCAGTTTCTGGTTATGCAAATGGTTCTTTTGATAATCCTAGTTATGAAAATGTTTGTAACAACTCTGGACATGCAGAAACTGTTCATATTACTTATGATTCTACAAAAGTTTCTTTAGATACTCTATTAAAATATTATTTTAGAATAATAGATCCTACTTCTGTAAATAAACAAGGTAATGACAGAGGAGTTCAATATAGAACTGGTATTTATTATCAAAATGATGAAGATAAGCAAATTGCTTTAAATGCAATAAAAGAAGAACAAAAAAAATATTCTAAACCTATTGTTATTGAAGTAGAAAAATTAAAAAGATTTGATAAAGCAGAAGAATATCATCAAGATTATTTAAAGAAAAATCCTAATGGATATTGCCATATCAATTTAAATAAAGCTAGTGAGGCTATAATTGATGAAAAAAAATATCAAAAACCTAGTGATGATGTTTTAAAAGAAAAGTTATCTACATTAGAATATCAAGTTACACAAGAAGCTGCTACTGAAAGAGCATTTACTCATGAATACTATAAAAATCAAGAAGATGGAATTTATGTGGATATTACAACAGGTGAGCCTCTATTTAGTTCAAAAGATAAATATGATGCAGGTTGTGGTTGGCCAAGTTTCACTAAACCAATTGCAACAGAAGTTGTAAATTACAAAAAAGATAGTTCACATGGTATGCATAGAGTTGAAGTTAGAAGTAGAGCTGGTGAAGCTCATTTAGGGCATGTTTTTGAAGATGGACCAAGAGATAAAGGTGGACTTAGATATTGTATCAATGGAGCTTCTTTAAGATTTATTCCTTATGATAAAATGGATGAAGAAGGCTATGGAGAATTTAAAAAATATGTAAAATAA
- a CDS encoding amino acid ABC transporter permease, giving the protein MEYLEILKDTFLTDDRYMYIVNGVIFSIGITLFSAILGIILGLLLAIMKLSHWYPFKRIKALENFNPLSKIAYIYIDIIRGTPVVVQLMILANLIFVGVLRETPILVIGGIAFGLNSGAYVAEIIRAGIEGLDKGQMEAGRALGLSYSQTMRKIIVPQAIKNILPALVSEFITLLKETSIIGFIGGVDLLRSASIITSQTYRGVEPLLAVGIIYLILTSIFTAFMRKVERGLKVSD; this is encoded by the coding sequence ATGGAATATTTAGAAATTTTGAAAGATACGTTTTTAACAGATGACAGATATATGTATATTGTTAATGGAGTTATCTTTTCAATAGGTATCACTTTATTTTCAGCAATACTTGGAATTATTCTTGGACTTTTATTGGCAATTATGAAATTATCACACTGGTATCCATTTAAAAGGATAAAAGCTCTAGAAAATTTTAATCCATTATCTAAAATTGCATATATCTATATAGATATAATAAGAGGTACACCAGTAGTTGTACAACTTATGATACTTGCAAATTTAATATTTGTAGGAGTATTAAGAGAAACACCTATTTTAGTTATTGGAGGAATTGCTTTCGGACTTAACTCAGGAGCCTATGTTGCAGAAATTATAAGAGCTGGTATTGAAGGACTTGATAAAGGACAAATGGAAGCGGGAAGAGCTTTAGGACTTAGTTATTCTCAAACAATGAGAAAAATAATTGTTCCACAAGCTATAAAAAATATTTTGCCTGCTTTAGTTAGTGAATTTATAACTTTATTAAAAGAAACTTCTATTATCGGTTTTATAGGTGGAGTTGATTTATTAAGATCTGCTAGTATAATAACTAGCCAAACATACAGAGGAGTTGAACCTTTACTTGCAGTTGGAATAATATATTTGATTTTAACATCAATCTTTACTGCATTTATGAGAAAAGTTGAAAGGGGGTTAAAAGTAAGTGATTAA